A single window of Kitasatospora sp. HUAS MG31 DNA harbors:
- a CDS encoding sulfate adenylyltransferase subunit 1 has product MSTTQEATATSLLRFATAGSVDDGKSTLVGRLLHDSKSVLADQLEAVEHASRNRGQEAPDLALLTDGLRAEREQGITIDVAYRYFATARRRFILADTPGHVQYTRNMVTGASTAELAVVLVDARNGVVEQTRRHAAVAALLRVPHVVLAVNKMDLVDYAEPVFASIAAEFTSYAASLGVKDVVAVPISALAGDNVVEPSAHMDWYGGPTLLEHLETVPVGSDPSEEPARFPVQYVIRPQTEEHHDYRGYAGQLASGVLRVGDTVTVLPSGHTTTVAGIDALGEETDIAWAPQSVTVRLADDIDVSRGDLIAAGPAPAPTKDVEATVCHLNERPLLPGAKVLLKHTTRTVRALVKEISYKIDITSAAGDQGLEQRSGAQGLQVNDIGHVVLRTAEPLALDAYTDNRHTGSFLLIDPADGTTLTAGMAGEAFETVRIGDAPDEEDWV; this is encoded by the coding sequence ATGAGCACCACCCAGGAAGCCACCGCCACCTCGCTGCTGCGCTTCGCCACCGCGGGCAGTGTCGACGACGGCAAGTCGACCCTGGTCGGCCGGCTGCTGCACGACTCCAAGTCGGTGCTGGCGGACCAGCTGGAGGCGGTCGAGCACGCCTCCCGCAACCGCGGGCAGGAGGCGCCCGACCTGGCGCTGCTGACCGACGGCCTGCGTGCCGAGCGCGAGCAGGGCATCACCATCGACGTGGCGTACCGCTACTTCGCCACCGCCCGGCGCCGGTTCATCCTCGCCGACACCCCGGGGCACGTGCAGTACACCCGGAACATGGTGACCGGCGCCTCCACCGCCGAGCTCGCCGTGGTCCTGGTGGACGCCCGCAACGGCGTGGTCGAGCAGACCCGCCGGCACGCCGCGGTGGCCGCGCTGCTGCGCGTGCCGCACGTGGTGCTGGCGGTCAACAAGATGGACCTGGTCGACTACGCGGAGCCGGTGTTCGCCTCCATCGCCGCCGAGTTCACCTCCTACGCCGCCTCGCTGGGCGTCAAGGACGTGGTCGCGGTCCCGATCTCGGCGCTGGCCGGGGACAACGTGGTCGAGCCGTCCGCGCACATGGACTGGTACGGCGGCCCGACCCTGCTGGAGCACCTGGAGACCGTGCCGGTCGGCAGCGACCCGAGCGAGGAGCCGGCCCGCTTCCCGGTCCAGTACGTGATCCGGCCGCAGACCGAGGAGCACCACGACTACCGGGGCTACGCCGGGCAGTTGGCCTCCGGCGTGCTGCGGGTCGGGGACACCGTCACGGTGCTGCCCTCCGGCCACACCACCACCGTCGCGGGCATCGACGCGCTCGGCGAGGAGACGGACATCGCCTGGGCCCCCCAGTCGGTGACCGTCCGGCTCGCCGACGACATCGACGTCTCCCGCGGCGACCTGATCGCGGCCGGCCCGGCCCCGGCGCCCACCAAGGACGTCGAGGCCACCGTCTGCCACCTCAACGAGCGTCCGCTGCTGCCCGGCGCCAAGGTGCTGCTCAAGCACACCACCCGGACCGTGCGGGCCCTGGTGAAGGAGATCTCGTACAAGATCGACATCACCTCCGCGGCCGGCGACCAGGGCCTCGAACAGCGCTCCGGCGCCCAGGGGTTGCAGGTCAACGACATCGGCCACGTGGTGCTGCGCACCGCCGAGCCGCTGGCGCTGGACGCCTACACCGACAACCGTCACACCGGCTCGTTCCTGCTGATCGACCCGGCCGACGGCACCACCCTCACCGCCGGCATGGCGGGCGAGGCCTTCGAGACCGTACGTATCGGCGACGCACCCGACGAGGAGGACTGGGTCTGA
- a CDS encoding aliphatic sulfonate ABC transporter substrate-binding protein, with the protein MAPNTSVPHTPNRPGAGRIRRSAAAALAALTAAALLSACGYGAAKSEDKSSAAPAASGGSSAKLSADTVKIGYFGNLTHATALVGLKEGLFQKELGATQIKTQIFNAGPAEIEALNAGSIDIGWIGPSPAINGFTKSNGSSLRIIGGSASGGVKLVVNPEKIKSLDELKGKKIATPQIGNTQDVALLNYLAEKGYKVDAQSGGGDVSVVRTDNKVTPDAYKSGSIDGAWVPEPTASKLVTLGAKELLNEKDIWPDKKFVITNIIVSQKFLTEHPDVVEAVLRGSVNANAWIKANPDKAKASANAAIKEAAGNALEDAVLDPAWKDIEFLDDPLASTLQAQADHAVTAGLLKKPNLAGIYDLTLLNKVLKAQDKPAVADAGLGVK; encoded by the coding sequence ATGGCACCGAACACCTCCGTCCCGCATACCCCGAACCGCCCCGGCGCCGGCCGGATCAGACGCTCCGCCGCCGCGGCCCTCGCCGCGCTGACCGCCGCCGCCCTGCTCAGCGCCTGCGGCTACGGCGCGGCCAAGAGCGAGGACAAGTCCTCCGCCGCCCCGGCGGCCTCCGGCGGGTCGAGCGCCAAGCTCTCCGCCGACACGGTGAAGATCGGCTACTTCGGCAACCTCACCCACGCCACCGCCCTGGTCGGCCTGAAGGAGGGCCTGTTCCAGAAGGAGCTGGGCGCCACCCAGATCAAGACCCAGATCTTCAACGCCGGCCCGGCCGAGATCGAGGCGCTCAACGCCGGCTCGATCGACATCGGCTGGATCGGCCCCTCCCCGGCGATCAACGGCTTCACCAAGTCCAACGGCAGCTCGCTGCGGATCATCGGCGGCTCCGCCTCCGGCGGCGTCAAGCTCGTGGTGAACCCGGAGAAGATCAAGAGCCTGGACGAGCTCAAGGGCAAGAAGATCGCCACTCCGCAGATCGGCAACACCCAGGACGTGGCGCTGCTCAACTACCTGGCGGAGAAGGGCTACAAGGTCGACGCCCAGTCCGGCGGCGGCGACGTCTCGGTGGTCCGCACCGACAACAAGGTGACCCCGGACGCGTACAAGTCCGGCTCGATCGACGGCGCCTGGGTACCCGAGCCGACCGCCTCCAAGCTCGTCACGCTCGGCGCCAAGGAGTTGCTGAACGAGAAGGACATCTGGCCGGACAAGAAGTTCGTCATCACCAACATCATCGTCTCGCAGAAGTTCCTCACGGAGCACCCGGACGTGGTGGAGGCCGTGCTGCGCGGCTCGGTGAACGCCAACGCCTGGATCAAGGCCAACCCGGACAAGGCCAAGGCCTCCGCCAACGCCGCCATCAAGGAGGCCGCCGGCAACGCGCTGGAGGACGCGGTCCTCGACCCGGCGTGGAAGGACATCGAGTTCCTCGACGACCCGCTGGCCTCCACCCTTCAGGCCCAGGCCGACCACGCGGTGACCGCCGGTCTGCTCAAGAAGCCCAACCTGGCCGGGATCTACGACCTGACCCTGCTCAACAAGGTGCTGAAGGCGCAGGACAAGCCGGCCGTCGCCGACGCCGGCCTCGGCGTCAAGTGA
- a CDS encoding helix-turn-helix transcriptional regulator, whose translation MRADRLLALLLLLQNRGRMTAPELAAELEVSVRTVYRDIEALGASGVPVLADRGPDGGYRLVDGYRTRLTGLTDAEAGSLFLAGLPGQAAELGLGPDLALAQLKLGAALPAEHVARARRIQERFHLDAPAWFREADPVPHLAAVAEAVWEQRRLRAGYRRWNGEEVRRELLPLGIVLKGGIWYLVAAAEPSGEPEGGPDGPGGPGGRDGRDGRDGRRVRTYRISRFLAVERLAAGFERPGGFRLAAHWEESARRLEEMRHQRTAVLRVSPRAVRLLPMKFGALGVRAVETAGEPDAEGWVEVRLAVESPAVAVGDLLGLGPEAELLGPPDLVRDFTAALTAMARRYGLVADAAAEGPERGDG comes from the coding sequence ATGCGCGCCGACCGGCTCCTCGCCCTGCTCCTGCTGCTCCAGAACCGCGGCCGGATGACCGCGCCCGAACTGGCCGCGGAGCTGGAGGTGTCGGTGCGGACGGTGTACCGCGACATCGAGGCGCTGGGCGCCTCCGGGGTGCCCGTGCTGGCGGACCGCGGCCCGGACGGCGGCTACCGGCTGGTGGACGGCTACCGCACCCGGCTCACCGGCCTCACCGACGCCGAGGCCGGCTCGCTGTTCCTCGCCGGGCTGCCCGGACAGGCCGCGGAGCTCGGGCTCGGACCCGATCTGGCCCTGGCCCAGCTGAAGTTGGGCGCCGCGCTGCCCGCCGAGCACGTCGCCCGGGCCCGGCGGATCCAGGAACGGTTCCATCTGGACGCCCCCGCCTGGTTCCGTGAGGCGGACCCGGTCCCGCACCTGGCCGCGGTGGCCGAGGCGGTGTGGGAGCAGCGGCGGCTGCGCGCCGGGTACCGGCGGTGGAACGGCGAGGAGGTGCGCCGGGAGCTGCTGCCGCTGGGCATCGTGCTCAAGGGCGGCATCTGGTACCTGGTGGCGGCGGCAGAGCCGTCGGGGGAGCCGGAGGGCGGCCCGGACGGACCGGGCGGACCGGGCGGGCGGGACGGGCGGGACGGGCGGGACGGGCGCCGGGTGCGGACGTACCGGATCTCGCGGTTCCTCGCGGTGGAGCGGCTGGCGGCCGGCTTCGAGCGGCCCGGGGGCTTCCGGCTGGCGGCGCACTGGGAGGAGTCCGCGCGGCGGCTGGAGGAGATGCGGCACCAGCGGACCGCGGTGCTGCGGGTCTCGCCGCGGGCGGTACGGCTGCTGCCGATGAAGTTCGGGGCGCTGGGGGTGCGGGCGGTGGAGACCGCGGGGGAGCCGGACGCCGAGGGCTGGGTGGAGGTCCGGCTCGCCGTCGAGTCGCCCGCCGTGGCGGTCGGCGACCTGCTCGGCCTCGGCCCGGAGGCCGAACTCCTGGGCCCGCCCGACCTGGTGCGGGACTTCACCGCGGCCCTGACGGCGATGGCCCGGCGGTACGGCCTCGTGGCGGACGCGGCGGCGGAGGGACCGGAGCGCGGCGACGGGTGA
- a CDS encoding sirohydrochlorin chelatase — translation MDATRQGRLGAPPSRRAGGGLRAAEDLGPHVPAPHRTPRPWASPAPTLLLIAHGSRDPRHAATVDALVSRLRALRPGLDVATAYLDHCAPRIPQVVGRLAETRTEAVAVPLLLGRAFHAKHDIPAALRAAGSAVPVAGVLGPSPLLLDALDRRLAEAGLEVASTAARARTGVVLAAAGSSDPAANAATRALAAAWRRSRGWAAVEVAHASAAPPHVPDAVAALRAHPAVDRVAVAPYLLAPGLLPDRITEAASTAGADLIADVLGPAPEIARLLLARYDRTRTSTASAGPAVLTA, via the coding sequence ATGGACGCGACCCGTCAGGGGCGCCTGGGGGCCCCTCCCAGCCGCCGGGCCGGGGGAGGACTGCGCGCTGCGGAAGACCTCGGGCCGCACGTTCCCGCCCCGCACCGCACTCCGCGTCCCTGGGCTTCGCCCGCCCCCACCCTGCTGCTGATCGCCCACGGCAGCCGCGACCCCCGCCACGCCGCAACCGTGGACGCCCTGGTCTCCCGGCTGCGCGCGCTCCGCCCCGGCCTCGACGTGGCGACCGCCTACCTGGACCACTGCGCCCCCCGCATCCCCCAGGTGGTCGGCCGCCTCGCCGAGACCCGCACCGAGGCCGTCGCCGTCCCGCTGCTGCTCGGCCGGGCCTTCCACGCCAAGCACGACATCCCCGCCGCCCTGCGTGCGGCCGGCTCCGCCGTCCCGGTCGCCGGGGTGCTCGGCCCCTCGCCGCTGCTGCTGGACGCCCTCGACCGCCGGCTCGCCGAGGCCGGCCTGGAAGTGGCCTCCACCGCGGCACGGGCCCGCACCGGCGTGGTCCTGGCCGCGGCCGGGTCCTCCGACCCGGCGGCCAACGCCGCCACCCGCGCCCTGGCCGCCGCGTGGCGCCGCAGCCGCGGCTGGGCCGCCGTCGAGGTGGCCCACGCCTCCGCCGCCCCGCCGCACGTCCCGGACGCCGTCGCCGCCCTCCGCGCCCACCCCGCCGTCGACCGGGTCGCCGTCGCCCCCTACCTGCTGGCCCCCGGCCTGCTCCCCGACCGCATCACCGAGGCCGCCTCCACCGCCGGCGCCGACCTGATCGCCGACGTCCTCGGCCCCGCCCCCGAGATCGCCCGCCTCCTCCTCGCCCGCTACGACCGGACCCGCACCTCGACCGCCTCCGCCGGCCCGGCCGTCCTGACCGCCTGA
- the cysD gene encoding sulfate adenylyltransferase subunit CysD, translated as MTTATHSLVETGENPFALSHLDTLEAESVHIFREVAGEFERPVILFSGGKDSIVMLHLALKAFRPAAVPFALLHVDTGHNFPEVIAYRDRVVAEHGLRLHVASVQDFIDDGRLRERPDGTRNPLQTVPLLDAIESNRFDAVFGGGRRDEEKARAKERVFSLRDEFGAWDPRRQRPELWSLYNGRHAPGEHVRVFPLSNWTELDVWQYIEREGIELPEIYYAHERDVFRRNGMWLTAGDWGGPKEHETVERRLIRYRTVGDMSCTGAVDSDAATIAEVITEIAASRLTERGATRADDKLSEAAMEDRKREGYF; from the coding sequence ATGACGACCGCCACGCACAGCCTCGTCGAGACCGGCGAGAACCCCTTCGCGCTGTCGCACCTGGACACCCTCGAGGCCGAGTCGGTGCACATCTTCCGCGAGGTGGCCGGCGAGTTCGAGCGTCCCGTGATCCTCTTCTCGGGCGGCAAGGACTCCATCGTCATGCTGCACCTGGCGCTCAAGGCGTTCCGCCCGGCGGCGGTCCCGTTCGCGCTGCTGCACGTGGACACCGGGCATAACTTCCCCGAGGTGATCGCCTACCGCGACCGGGTGGTGGCCGAGCACGGTCTGCGGCTGCACGTGGCCAGCGTGCAGGACTTCATCGACGACGGCCGGCTGCGCGAGCGCCCGGACGGCACCCGCAACCCGCTGCAGACCGTGCCGCTGCTGGACGCCATCGAGTCCAACCGCTTCGACGCGGTGTTCGGCGGCGGCCGCCGGGACGAGGAGAAGGCCCGCGCCAAGGAGCGCGTCTTCTCGCTGCGCGACGAGTTCGGCGCCTGGGACCCGCGCCGCCAGCGCCCCGAGCTGTGGTCGCTGTACAACGGCCGGCACGCGCCCGGCGAGCACGTCCGGGTCTTCCCGCTCTCCAACTGGACCGAGCTGGACGTCTGGCAGTACATCGAGCGCGAGGGCATCGAGCTCCCGGAGATCTACTACGCCCACGAGCGCGACGTGTTCCGGCGCAACGGGATGTGGCTGACCGCCGGCGACTGGGGCGGCCCCAAGGAGCACGAGACGGTGGAGCGGAGGCTGATCCGCTACCGCACGGTGGGCGACATGTCCTGCACCGGTGCCGTCGACTCCGACGCCGCCACGATCGCGGAGGTCATCACCGAGATCGCCGCCAGCCGCCTCACCGAGCGCGGTGCCACCCGGGCCGACGACAAGCTCTCCGAGGCCGCCATGGAAGACCGCAAGCGCGAGGGGTACTTCTAA
- a CDS encoding ABC transporter permease, with protein sequence MSSTDTAAPVKDIADDTASVEAGLDALDSVVLQHTPLAVTLRRKALPPVIAIALVLAVWQAAFSLQLTDAYKLPSPGMVWHALTDLWYQGTLFSVIWTSLWRGLSGFAAAVVIGTPIGLLVARVRPVRAAIGPILSGLQSLPSVAWVPAAVIWLGVNNSSMYAVILLGAVPSIANGLVAGVDQVPPLFLRAGRTMGATGLAGARHVLLPAALPGYLAGLKQGWAFSWRSLMAAELIAASPDLGVGLGRYLENQREFADMSGVLLGIILILIVGVAIDLLFFSPLERRVLRNRGLLVTTR encoded by the coding sequence ATGTCCAGCACTGACACCGCCGCTCCGGTCAAGGACATCGCGGACGACACCGCCAGTGTCGAGGCCGGTCTCGACGCCCTGGACTCCGTCGTCCTCCAGCACACTCCGCTCGCCGTGACCCTGCGCCGCAAGGCGCTGCCGCCGGTGATCGCGATCGCCCTGGTGCTGGCCGTCTGGCAGGCCGCGTTCAGCCTCCAGCTCACCGACGCGTACAAGCTGCCCAGCCCCGGCATGGTCTGGCACGCGCTCACCGACCTCTGGTACCAGGGCACGCTGTTCAGCGTGATCTGGACCAGCCTGTGGCGCGGCCTGTCCGGCTTCGCCGCCGCCGTGGTCATCGGCACCCCGATCGGCCTGCTGGTCGCCCGGGTCCGGCCGGTCCGGGCCGCCATCGGCCCGATCCTCTCCGGCCTGCAGTCGCTGCCCTCGGTGGCCTGGGTCCCGGCCGCGGTCATCTGGCTCGGCGTCAACAACTCCTCGATGTACGCGGTGATCCTGCTCGGCGCAGTCCCGTCCATCGCCAACGGCCTGGTGGCCGGCGTCGACCAGGTGCCGCCGTTGTTCCTGCGCGCCGGCCGCACCATGGGCGCCACCGGCCTGGCCGGCGCCCGGCACGTCCTGCTGCCCGCCGCGCTCCCCGGCTACCTGGCCGGCCTCAAGCAGGGCTGGGCCTTCTCCTGGCGCTCGCTGATGGCCGCCGAGCTGATCGCCGCCTCCCCCGACCTCGGCGTCGGCCTCGGCCGGTACCTGGAGAACCAGCGGGAGTTCGCCGACATGTCCGGGGTGCTGCTCGGCATCATCCTCATCCTGATCGTCGGCGTCGCCATCGACCTGCTGTTCTTCTCCCCGCTCGAACGCCGCGTCCTGCGCAACCGCGGCCTGCTCGTCACCACCCGGTAA
- a CDS encoding DUF3224 domain-containing protein has product MPVRTTTGTFRYADWKEESVSPEETLPRLSRASVVNSFSGGITAPGTACVYATTYVTAKTGGFVGLELLTGTVDGRSGSFVLEQRGHFGEDGVVHCTFEVLAGSATGDLAGLTGSGGFTAVPGEPEVPYTLAYELD; this is encoded by the coding sequence ATGCCCGTCCGCACCACCACCGGGACGTTCCGCTACGCCGACTGGAAGGAGGAGTCCGTCAGCCCCGAGGAAACGCTGCCGCGGCTCTCCCGCGCCTCGGTGGTCAACAGCTTCTCGGGCGGCATCACCGCCCCCGGGACGGCCTGCGTGTACGCCACCACCTACGTCACCGCGAAGACCGGCGGCTTCGTCGGCCTGGAACTGCTCACCGGCACGGTGGACGGCCGCTCCGGCAGCTTCGTCCTGGAGCAGCGCGGACACTTCGGCGAGGACGGGGTCGTGCACTGCACCTTCGAGGTGCTCGCCGGTTCCGCCACCGGTGACCTCGCGGGCCTGACCGGCTCGGGCGGCTTCACCGCCGTCCCCGGCGAGCCCGAGGTGCCCTACACCCTCGCGTACGAGCTGGACTGA
- a CDS encoding ABC transporter ATP-binding protein has protein sequence MTPVLTTSDDTTGVAVTDRPHAVRLSHVHKTFGRPGTAAPVLDDISLDVAPGEFVTLLGASGCGKSTLLNLVAGLDSPTAGSIEVPGGRPALMFQDHALFPWLTAGRNVELALRLAGVPKAERQAEAERLLDLVRLGGAYKKRVHELSGGMRQRVALARSLAQGSDVLLMDEPFAALDAITRDVLHDEITRIWAERRLTVLFVTHNVREAVRLAQRVILLSSRPGRIAREWRIDLPQPRRIESAGVADLSIEITEELRGEIRRHVQH, from the coding sequence ATGACCCCGGTACTGACCACCTCGGACGACACCACCGGCGTCGCGGTGACGGACCGCCCGCACGCCGTCCGCCTCTCGCACGTGCACAAGACCTTCGGACGCCCCGGCACGGCCGCCCCCGTCCTCGACGACATCTCGCTGGACGTCGCCCCCGGCGAGTTCGTCACCCTGCTCGGCGCCTCCGGCTGCGGCAAGTCCACCCTGCTCAACCTGGTCGCCGGCCTGGACAGCCCGACCGCCGGCAGCATCGAGGTGCCCGGCGGCCGGCCCGCGCTGATGTTCCAGGACCACGCGCTCTTCCCCTGGCTCACCGCCGGCCGCAACGTCGAACTCGCCCTCCGGCTGGCCGGCGTGCCCAAGGCCGAGCGCCAGGCCGAGGCCGAGCGGCTGCTCGACCTGGTCCGGCTGGGCGGCGCCTACAAGAAGCGGGTGCACGAGCTCTCCGGCGGCATGCGCCAGCGCGTCGCCCTGGCCCGCTCGCTCGCCCAGGGCTCCGACGTGCTGCTGATGGACGAGCCGTTCGCCGCGCTGGACGCCATCACCCGCGACGTGCTGCACGACGAGATCACCCGGATCTGGGCCGAGCGCAGGCTCACCGTCCTGTTCGTCACCCACAACGTCCGCGAGGCCGTCCGCCTCGCCCAGCGCGTGATCCTGCTCTCCTCCCGCCCCGGCCGGATCGCCCGCGAGTGGCGGATCGACCTGCCGCAGCCGCGCCGCATCGAGTCCGCCGGGGTGGCGGATCTGTCCATCGAGATCACCGAAGAACTGCGTGGGGAGATCCGCCGCCATGTCCAGCACTGA